A section of the Xiphias gladius isolate SHS-SW01 ecotype Sanya breed wild chromosome 10, ASM1685928v1, whole genome shotgun sequence genome encodes:
- the lrit3b gene encoding leucine-rich repeat, immunoglobulin-like domain and transmembrane domain-containing protein 3b, with translation MHVYIFIHPNFSPYRFVFNNRWVQCSDPGILAVPINIPADTVKLRLEKTLISRVPRAAFYNLSELQFLWLAYNSITSIHPSSFVNLKALRELRLDGNLLTSFPWEGLRDMPHLQTLGLHNNRLSSLPAHAALFLPNITYLDLSSNRLTILSAELLDLWFPLPGQQGGPVQRRILGLHDNPWLCDCQISMVVSLSMSLGSPVVLMDQLLMCSRSLGQSGMLLTQAELSRCMRPSVQPAATIVTSPLGSNVILRCDATGYPTPTLTWIKTSNQNTYNCNIMQGSPRVGVCWSIISLNGLSYKDAGEYRCQARNMAGIAEAPIKLKVVGITRLSRLPKKKSQKTPPKSSSKYRKPNQNAATINTPSMKENQILQNITPPSIDKTQTTPNLVSKVFPVDKYNKGHKMNYPGEKKKSQTSIKSTPESSDNTTAALLSETLMRYNDDGQGQ, from the exons ATGCATGTCTATATATTTATCCATCCCAACTTTAGCCCTTACAGGTTTGTGTTTAACAACAGGTGGGTGCAGTGCAGTGACCCCGGAATCTTAGCTGTTCCAATTAATATCCCAGCGGACACAGTCAAACTGCGTCTAGAGAAGACCTTGATCTCCAGGGTCCCCAGGGCAGCCTTCTACAACCTGTCAGAGCTGCAGTTCTTGTGGCTGGCCTACAACTCCAtcacatccatccaccccagcaGCTTTGTCAACCTGAAGGCCCTGCGAGAGCTGCGTCTGGATGGGAACCTCCTGACATCCTTCCCCTGGGAGGGGCTCAGGGACATGCCCCACCTCCAAACTCTGGGTCTCCACAACAACCGTCTGTCCAGCCTTCCTGCCCACGCTGCGCTCTTCCTCCCCAACATCACCTACCTCGACCTGTCCAGCAACAG gcTGACTATTTTATCTGCCGAGCTACTGGACCTTTGGTTTCCTCTCCCAGGACAACAGGGGGGACCAGTACAAAGACGAATTTTGG GTCTCCATGACAACCCTTGGTTGTGTGACTGCCAGATCTCCATGGTGGTGTCCTTGTCCATGTCCCTTGGGAGTCCTGTAGTTCTCATGGACCAGTTGCTGATGTGCAGCAGGTCTCTGGGTCAGTCAGGGATGCTGCTGACCCAGGCTGAGCTATCCCGCTGTATGAGGCCCTCGGTCCAGCCTGCAGCCACCATAGTCACCTCTCCCCTGGGCAGTAACGTAATCCTCCGCTGTGACGCCACTGGTTACCCAACTCCAACCCTGACCTGGATCAAAACCTCA AATCAAAACACCTATAATTGTaaca TTATGCAGGGATCTCCTCGAGTGGGGGTTTGCTGGTCAATAATTAGCCTGAATGGATTATCATACAAAGACGCTGGTGAATACCGCTGCCAGGCACGGAACATGGCAGGAATAGCTGAAGCCCCGATCAAACTGAAGGTGGTGGGCATCACAAGACTATCCCGTCTTCCAAAGAAGAAGTCCCAAAAGACTCCGCCcaaatcatcatcaaaatacAGGAAGCCAAACCAGAATGCAGCTACTATCAACACCCCGTCAATGAAGGAGAATCAGATACTCCAAAACATCACGCCACCTTCCATTGACAAGACCCAGACTACTCCCAATCTTGTGTCCAAAGTCTTCCCTGTAGACAAGTACAATAAAGGGCACAAAATGAATTACccaggtgaaaagaaaaagagccagACATCCATCAAGTCTACACCTGAGTCCTCAGACAACACTACAGCTGCTCTTTTGTCAGAAACACTTATGAGATATAATGACGATGGTCAGGGTCAGTGA
- the fam241a gene encoding uncharacterized protein FAM241A, translating to MSALTPPLNDQYVFHRRDFEEPPSVNQRRGRHTAQPVHDAGQTAAHHQRHRADSSWTRPRLPSDPSARWPQVDDPTTREPRLDDCERMGTLFGMLNKCLRGMGFSQMYFGDKIVEPVVIVFFWLLLWFLGIQALGLVGTLCIIIIYIQK from the exons ATGTCCGCTTTAACGCCACCTTTGAATGACCAGTACGTTTTTCATCGACGTGACTTTGAAGAGCCGCCATCGGTAAATCAGCGAAGAGGCAGGCATACTGCTCAACCTGTTCACGATGCGGGGCAGACCGCAGCACACCACCAGCGACACCGG GCTGATAGCAGCTGGACCCGACCTCGACTGCCAAGTGATCCCAGTGCCAGATGGCCCCAAGTGGATGACCCCACCACCAGAGAGCCTCGGCTGGATGACTGTGAGCGAATGGGGACTTTGTTTGGGATGCTCAACAAGTGTCTGCGGGGGATGGGCTTCAGCCAGATGTACTTTGGAGACAAGATAGTGGAGCCAGTAGTGATTGTCTTCTTCTGGCTGCTGCTCTGGTTCCTGGGTATTCAGGCTCTGGGACTGGTGGGAACTTtgtgcatcatcatcatctacaTCCAGAAGTAA